In Calothrix sp. PCC 7507, one DNA window encodes the following:
- a CDS encoding Tab2/Atab2 family RNA-binding protein — protein sequence MSLVWQADFYRSSQRDTAGQVLWELLLCDATRSFEYTATCPQSAANSNWLTSQIELAAGGKFPEVIQVFRPQSLSLIEAAGRNLGINVEPTRRTLAVKQWLKEKQYPLALDKPPPSPLPENLWGEQWRFATLQAGELVDVFAERPIPILHIPEFLQPINLGLASTVPVPGVVIYGGRQSMRLARWLNEASPVELNYIAGEPDGLVLEAALVDRWIVATFADSEVTAAAKLYEQRKQQSLGLHFLLVQPDDSGMTYSGFWLLRGEE from the coding sequence ATGAGTCTGGTTTGGCAGGCTGATTTTTATCGTAGTTCCCAGCGTGACACAGCAGGACAAGTTTTATGGGAGTTGTTGCTTTGTGATGCAACTCGCAGCTTTGAGTATACAGCCACCTGTCCCCAGTCAGCAGCTAATTCCAACTGGCTAACATCTCAAATAGAATTAGCTGCTGGCGGAAAATTTCCAGAAGTGATTCAGGTATTTCGTCCGCAATCTTTGAGTTTAATAGAGGCTGCGGGGCGCAATTTAGGTATTAACGTCGAACCTACCAGGCGGACTTTGGCAGTAAAGCAGTGGTTAAAAGAGAAACAATATCCTTTAGCACTAGATAAGCCACCTCCATCACCATTACCCGAAAATCTTTGGGGAGAACAATGGCGTTTTGCTACACTCCAGGCTGGTGAACTTGTTGATGTGTTTGCGGAACGCCCAATACCCATTCTGCACATACCAGAATTTCTCCAACCAATCAATTTGGGTTTGGCGTCAACAGTGCCCGTTCCCGGTGTGGTAATTTATGGTGGTAGACAATCAATGCGTTTAGCGAGATGGTTAAATGAAGCCAGCCCCGTCGAGCTAAATTATATTGCTGGTGAACCCGATGGCTTGGTTTTAGAAGCCGCTTTAGTGGATAGGTGGATTGTGGCGACATTTGCAGATTCTGAAGTTACAGCCGCAGCAAAGCTCTATGAACAACGCAAACAGCAAAGTCTCGGATTACATTTTCTGTTAGTGCAACCAGATGATTCGGGGATGACTTACAGTGGCTTTTGGTTGTTGAGGGGAGAGGAGTAA
- a CDS encoding DMT family transporter, which translates to MTRLRRRHRLIHRISGQTYLWLAILIFGSSSAVTRKLTEIGAQHFMGGRNPISLCNVLFVGNLCALILLILIYGKQWNKAALKQLSRKDWVSLIAVAILSGALAPGLIFQALALTGVNNVILVGRLEPPLTLALSVWLLRERVSFWEFMGAIAAFIGVILSIILQPQGEGMMNMGGFGLGIGELLAAAGSIAVAISTIIGKKYLSQISLGIYSIFRTALGTVIFFFIALVLYGRDHFADVFSPFLWQWMLLYGGLIVVVGQSFWIKGLKTSTVSVASLIGSFTPIAGLLAAYLILGEAPTLPQYIGGSLILLGLLLSQFGIWRQTNKRFALSNVNSIPAEQQVETGMGFKGL; encoded by the coding sequence GTGACTAGACTGAGAAGACGACATCGCTTAATCCATAGAATTTCGGGACAAACATATCTCTGGCTAGCAATCCTAATTTTTGGATCATCTAGTGCAGTCACCCGCAAGCTCACAGAAATTGGTGCCCAACATTTTATGGGTGGACGTAATCCGATTTCTTTATGTAATGTTTTATTCGTGGGCAATCTTTGCGCCTTGATACTTTTGATTCTCATCTATGGGAAACAGTGGAATAAAGCTGCTTTAAAACAACTATCAAGGAAAGATTGGGTGAGTTTAATAGCAGTAGCTATTTTATCAGGAGCGCTGGCCCCTGGCTTAATTTTCCAAGCACTCGCACTCACAGGGGTGAATAACGTTATTTTAGTGGGACGCTTAGAACCGCCTCTAACTTTAGCTTTATCAGTCTGGCTATTGCGGGAACGGGTAAGTTTTTGGGAATTTATGGGGGCGATCGCCGCCTTTATCGGTGTTATTCTATCTATCATTCTTCAGCCTCAAGGAGAAGGCATGATGAATATGGGAGGTTTTGGTTTAGGCATAGGGGAACTGTTAGCAGCAGCAGGATCTATAGCTGTAGCTATTTCTACGATTATTGGCAAGAAATACCTTTCCCAAATCTCTTTAGGAATCTACAGTATTTTTCGGACTGCACTAGGAACCGTCATCTTTTTCTTCATTGCTTTAGTACTTTATGGTAGAGATCATTTTGCTGATGTATTTTCACCGTTCTTGTGGCAGTGGATGTTGCTATATGGCGGGTTAATTGTGGTAGTAGGTCAGTCATTCTGGATTAAAGGCTTGAAAACATCTACTGTATCTGTAGCTTCCTTAATTGGCTCCTTTACTCCAATTGCAGGACTGCTAGCAGCATATTTAATTTTGGGTGAAGCCCCCACCTTACCTCAATATATCGGCGGTAGCTTGATATTACTAGGCTTACTCCTAAGCCAATTTGGTATTTGGCGGCAGACAAATAAAAGATTTGCCCTTAGCAACGTAAATTCTATACCAGCAGAACAGCAAGTAGAAACTGGCATGGGATTCAAAGGATTATAA
- a CDS encoding metallophosphoesterase family protein, producing the protein MSKINRRRIVIGDIHGHYEGLMTLLEAIAPGSDDQLYFLGDLIDRGPQSAQVVDFVKENNHPCLLGNHEQMLLNILSNGGATTPAMQSWLYSGGQATVASYQEATIPHDHLDWFKELPTYLDLGDIWLTHAGVDPELPLAKQTSEQFCWIRDEFHSIEQPYFPDKLIIIGHTITFTLPGVAPGQLALGKGWLDIDTGAYHPRSGWLTGLDTTNNLVYQVNVFKKLVRTLTLAEAAIAIDPTKIKGDRRKKQQA; encoded by the coding sequence ATGAGTAAAATTAATCGGCGTCGAATTGTAATTGGGGATATACATGGTCACTATGAAGGACTGATGACCTTGCTAGAAGCGATCGCCCCTGGCTCGGATGATCAACTCTATTTTTTGGGAGACTTAATCGATCGCGGTCCCCAAAGCGCACAAGTAGTTGATTTTGTCAAAGAAAATAACCATCCATGTTTGCTGGGTAATCATGAGCAGATGTTATTAAACATTTTGAGCAATGGCGGCGCAACCACCCCAGCAATGCAATCATGGTTATATAGTGGGGGGCAAGCAACTGTAGCCAGTTATCAAGAGGCAACAATTCCCCACGATCATTTAGATTGGTTTAAGGAGCTACCTACCTATCTTGACTTAGGAGATATTTGGTTAACCCATGCAGGTGTTGACCCTGAACTTCCTTTGGCGAAACAAACCTCTGAGCAATTTTGCTGGATACGAGACGAGTTTCACAGTATTGAGCAGCCCTACTTCCCAGATAAGCTAATTATTATTGGTCACACCATCACCTTTACACTACCTGGTGTGGCTCCTGGTCAACTGGCTTTAGGAAAAGGCTGGTTAGATATAGATACTGGTGCTTATCATCCCCGGAGTGGCTGGTTGACTGGACTGGACACTACAAATAACTTAGTTTATCAAGTCAACGTCTTTAAAAAGCTAGTTCGGACTTTGACTTTAGCCGAAGCAGCGATCGCCATTGATCCAACTAAAATCAAAGGCGATCGCCGTAAAAAGCAACAAGCATAG
- the dcm gene encoding DNA (cytosine-5-)-methyltransferase, which yields MQKIRFVDLFSGIGGIRLAFEQAADSLNIASTCVLSSEINTDAQLVYQENFGHKPLGDVRLIDSLPEHEILLAGFPCQSFSHAGKKAGFGDIRGTLFFEIARLLDSYKPKAFIFENVRGLYSHDEGKTLATIQHEIQKRGYSFHAFLLNSANFGLPQNRVRIYLVGILDASPTLKLMSDVGPKDSHSYNPQQLSLFYPAQKPITVADILENNPDSKYDCSPEFVNALKRIFHGNLNRLHGVRLIDYRGGNSIHSWELGLRGECSADEIALMNLFILKRRNKEFGREQDGKLLTKEQISSFFKHPHLGEILDTLVNKKYLKFINGKYKPLSGNFSFEVYKFVDPDKISVTLVASDANRLGVYHNQRVRRLTPREAARLQGFPDSFILHPNDDKAYYQLGNSVSINVVKAVAQEVILKILIPSPTTLSQAAISA from the coding sequence ATGCAGAAGATTCGGTTTGTTGATTTGTTTTCAGGAATTGGCGGAATCAGATTAGCCTTTGAACAAGCTGCTGATTCTTTAAATATAGCAAGCACATGTGTTTTAAGCAGTGAAATCAACACAGATGCTCAATTAGTTTATCAGGAAAATTTTGGTCACAAGCCTTTAGGTGATGTTCGGCTTATAGATAGTCTACCAGAACATGAAATTTTATTAGCTGGTTTTCCTTGTCAGTCTTTTTCTCATGCTGGTAAAAAAGCAGGCTTTGGTGATATTAGGGGTACACTTTTTTTTGAAATCGCTAGATTGCTTGACAGCTATAAGCCAAAAGCTTTTATTTTTGAAAATGTCCGAGGACTTTACAGCCATGATGAAGGGAAAACCCTAGCAACAATTCAGCATGAAATTCAAAAAAGAGGTTATAGCTTTCATGCTTTTTTACTCAACAGCGCTAACTTCGGCTTACCGCAAAACCGAGTCAGAATTTATTTAGTAGGAATCTTAGATGCTTCTCCTACCTTGAAATTAATGTCTGATGTGGGGCCGAAAGATTCCCACTCTTATAATCCTCAGCAACTATCTTTATTTTATCCTGCTCAAAAGCCTATAACTGTTGCTGATATATTAGAAAATAATCCTGATAGTAAGTATGATTGTTCACCAGAGTTTGTCAATGCTTTAAAACGGATATTTCATGGTAATTTAAATCGCTTACATGGTGTGCGGCTGATTGATTATCGCGGTGGAAACTCGATTCATTCTTGGGAATTAGGCTTGCGTGGTGAGTGTAGCGCTGATGAAATTGCTTTAATGAATCTTTTCATTTTAAAGAGACGCAATAAAGAATTTGGTCGAGAACAAGATGGAAAATTACTCACAAAAGAGCAAATATCTAGCTTTTTTAAACATCCCCATCTTGGAGAAATTCTAGATACTTTAGTTAACAAGAAATATTTAAAATTTATTAATGGTAAATATAAACCTTTATCAGGTAATTTTTCCTTTGAGGTTTATAAATTTGTCGATCCCGATAAAATTTCCGTAACACTAGTTGCTAGTGATGCCAATAGATTAGGAGTTTATCACAATCAGAGAGTGCGGCGGCTAACTCCCCGTGAAGCAGCGCGACTGCAAGGTTTTCCTGATAGTTTTATCTTGCATCCTAATGATGATAAAGCTTACTATCAACTGGGTAATTCGGTGAGTATTAATGTAGTGAAAGCTGTGGCTCAAGAAGTGATTTTAAAGATATTAATACCATCTCCAACAACACTATCCCAAGCAGCAATTTCAGCTTGA
- a CDS encoding IS200/IS605 family accessory protein TnpB-related protein has protein sequence MSGQKRNSPSRQDLLHKLSKKLVDESQVIIVENLNVKAIVRNRELSKSISDMGWGMFVNFFDYKLKQKDGQLVGINLFFFRGKTNSILSWIKL, from the coding sequence ATGTCCGGACAAAAACGAAACAGCCCTTCCCGTCAAGATTTATTGCATAAACTCAGCAAAAAATTGGTAGACGAAAGCCAAGTTATCATTGTGGAAAATCTCAATGTTAAGGCAATAGTCCGCAACCGCGAGCTATCAAAATCCATATCCGATATGGGTTGGGGAATGTTTGTTAACTTCTTTGACTACAAGCTGAAACAAAAAGATGGGCAACTTGTAGGAATTAATCTGTTTTTCTTCAGAGGAAAAACAAACAGTATCCTAAGCTGGATAAAGTTATGA
- a CDS encoding M48 family metallopeptidase: MINWKGLSASYRLWRRRWFYPLVSVVVALSLCLSTPMPGKALDLLPLLLQGVQVLQLSNISDRQEVDLGKQMNQELQSSEVRLSRNPELVRYVEQIGQRLAANSDRPNLPYTFQVVEDDAINAFATLGGFVYVNTGLLKTADNEAELASVLAHEIGHITGRHLVKQMQQKALASGLATAAGLDRNQAVGIGVELALNRPRSRQDEFNADQRGLKTLTRAGYAPSGMVSFMQKLLKNGSGPTFLSTHPATSDRINALKNSINSLPSNGRYGLDNNTYKANIRALVRY; this comes from the coding sequence ATGATTAATTGGAAAGGCTTGTCTGCAAGTTATCGTTTGTGGCGACGTCGCTGGTTTTATCCGTTAGTTTCGGTGGTAGTCGCCTTGAGTCTGTGCCTGAGTACACCTATGCCAGGAAAGGCTCTAGACTTACTACCGCTGTTGTTACAGGGAGTCCAGGTACTGCAGCTATCTAATATATCCGATCGCCAAGAAGTTGATCTTGGTAAGCAGATGAATCAGGAATTGCAGAGCAGTGAAGTTCGATTGAGTCGCAACCCTGAGTTGGTTCGCTATGTAGAACAAATCGGTCAGCGGTTGGCAGCTAATAGCGATCGCCCCAATCTCCCCTATACTTTCCAAGTAGTCGAAGATGACGCTATTAATGCCTTTGCGACTTTAGGCGGTTTTGTTTATGTGAATACAGGTTTGCTGAAAACAGCAGACAATGAGGCAGAACTAGCCAGTGTCCTTGCCCATGAAATTGGTCACATTACTGGTAGACATCTAGTCAAACAGATGCAGCAAAAAGCCCTTGCTAGTGGTTTAGCGACAGCCGCCGGTTTAGATCGCAATCAAGCAGTGGGAATTGGTGTAGAACTAGCACTCAACCGTCCTCGCAGTCGTCAAGATGAATTTAATGCTGATCAAAGAGGATTAAAAACTCTGACACGCGCTGGTTATGCTCCGTCGGGGATGGTTTCCTTCATGCAGAAACTGCTGAAAAATGGTTCTGGCCCGACATTTTTGAGTACTCACCCAGCAACTAGCGATCGCATTAATGCCCTGAAAAACTCCATTAATTCCCTGCCTAGCAATGGGCGCTACGGTTTAGATAATAATACTTATAAAGCTAATATTCGGGCATTAGTTAGGTATTAA
- a CDS encoding WecB/TagA/CpsF family glycosyltransferase, which produces MSKSPKVLSVLGMPVHVMTNYPGWLLERLQQGRGTHVITLNAEMTIQAERNGSLAQVIQNAELVIPDGAGVVLYLRWLLWQKVQRCPGIELAEKLLRELGQKQTGAKVFFYGGAPEVAAKAAEFCQQQISGLNIVGTHSGYHSQEEEEKLRQTLTQSQPQLIFVGLGVPRQELWIAQNRHLCPQAVWIGVGGSFDIWSGTKNRAPAWLGNNNLEWLYRLYQEPWRWRRMLALPEFAVKAFVYHLTARSVMS; this is translated from the coding sequence ATGTCTAAATCGCCTAAAGTGCTTTCAGTGTTGGGAATGCCAGTTCATGTGATGACTAACTATCCAGGCTGGTTGCTAGAACGTTTGCAACAAGGTAGAGGAACTCATGTGATCACGCTCAATGCAGAAATGACTATACAGGCAGAGCGGAATGGTTCTTTAGCTCAAGTCATTCAAAATGCTGAGTTAGTGATTCCAGATGGAGCCGGGGTCGTTCTGTATTTGCGTTGGCTATTATGGCAAAAAGTACAACGTTGTCCAGGAATTGAATTAGCTGAAAAATTATTGCGAGAACTTGGACAAAAGCAGACAGGCGCAAAAGTGTTTTTCTATGGAGGAGCGCCAGAAGTGGCTGCAAAAGCAGCAGAGTTTTGTCAGCAGCAAATCTCAGGTTTAAATATAGTGGGTACTCACTCTGGCTACCATTCACAAGAAGAAGAAGAAAAATTGCGACAAACTCTCACCCAATCGCAGCCACAATTGATTTTTGTAGGGTTGGGAGTGCCGCGTCAAGAGTTATGGATTGCTCAAAACCGTCATTTATGTCCCCAGGCAGTTTGGATCGGTGTTGGCGGTAGTTTCGATATTTGGTCAGGGACGAAAAATCGCGCTCCAGCTTGGTTGGGAAATAACAATTTGGAATGGCTGTATCGACTGTATCAAGAACCTTGGCGTTGGCGACGGATGTTGGCTTTGCCAGAGTTTGCGGTGAAAGCTTTTGTCTATCATTTGACGGCAAGGAGTGTTATGAGTTAG
- a CDS encoding GAF domain-containing sensor histidine kinase, whose amino-acid sequence MNKANDDEMLLQNQLWQRERQTIARLSSLNYRTGELASYLHNIACGVSDLLEVDWSVVTLCQKGFEKVLASSIDMGEGEHVYSLHGSLTGTVIQMGHSLAVKDAQQNPEYGEAPEGYCAYLGIPLRTAEGEVIGTVCSFHQQPRDFTKGEIQIVELFAERAATAIDNYHLYQQQCQFNQILEAEVEKRTLELRAAQAKLVEQERLAAIGEFAAMIVHEIRNPLTTMIMGLKYFQKTILTESARERLSLALGEASRLQRLLGEILLYAKPQMLQVCELDLNEFIRELLVFICEMPEALERQIEFIPASSAVKILGDKDKLTQVFINIVRNACEAVAAGDIVRWEVDCSQTDKVCIYVHNGGDPIEPEVLPQLFVPFFSTKPGGTGLGLAISKRIVNAHSGELLICSELATGTTVSVQLPVSPFPQIVWV is encoded by the coding sequence ATGAATAAAGCTAATGATGATGAAATGTTGTTGCAAAACCAATTATGGCAACGTGAACGGCAAACCATAGCCCGTTTATCATCTTTGAACTATCGAACTGGCGAACTGGCTAGCTATTTGCACAACATTGCCTGTGGAGTTAGTGATTTACTTGAGGTAGATTGGTCGGTGGTAACGCTTTGTCAGAAGGGATTTGAGAAAGTGCTGGCTAGTAGTATTGATATGGGCGAGGGCGAACATGTTTATTCACTACACGGTTCTTTAACTGGGACTGTTATTCAAATGGGCCACTCTTTAGCCGTGAAAGATGCTCAACAAAACCCAGAGTATGGAGAAGCTCCAGAAGGCTACTGTGCATATTTAGGGATACCGTTGCGGACGGCTGAAGGTGAAGTGATTGGTACTGTTTGCTCTTTTCATCAACAACCAAGAGATTTTACAAAAGGAGAAATCCAAATTGTGGAACTGTTTGCTGAACGTGCGGCGACAGCAATTGACAACTATCATCTTTATCAACAACAGTGCCAATTTAATCAGATTTTAGAGGCTGAAGTCGAAAAACGAACATTAGAATTGCGAGCAGCACAAGCCAAGCTTGTCGAACAGGAAAGACTGGCGGCTATTGGTGAATTTGCTGCCATGATTGTCCATGAAATTCGCAATCCCTTGACCACAATGATCATGGGATTGAAGTATTTTCAAAAAACCATTCTGACGGAATCAGCACGAGAGCGATTATCCTTAGCGCTTGGCGAAGCTAGTCGTTTGCAGCGTCTGTTGGGGGAAATTTTGCTCTATGCCAAGCCCCAGATGTTGCAAGTTTGTGAATTAGATTTAAATGAATTTATTCGTGAATTACTTGTCTTTATATGTGAGATGCCAGAAGCACTGGAAAGACAAATTGAATTTATTCCCGCGTCGTCTGCGGTGAAAATCTTAGGGGATAAGGACAAACTGACACAAGTATTTATTAATATTGTTCGCAATGCTTGTGAGGCAGTTGCCGCCGGAGATATCGTTAGATGGGAAGTAGACTGTTCGCAGACAGATAAAGTCTGCATTTATGTTCACAATGGCGGCGACCCTATTGAGCCGGAAGTTCTCCCCCAGCTTTTTGTACCATTTTTTTCTACAAAACCTGGCGGTACTGGGTTAGGGCTGGCTATTAGCAAACGCATCGTCAATGCTCATAGTGGGGAACTGTTAATCTGTTCTGAGTTGGCAACAGGTACTACCGTAAGCGTTCAATTACCTGTTTCACCGTTTCCACAAATAGTATGGGTCTAG
- a CDS encoding DM13 domain-containing protein, producing MKLRYLLILGLSSIAIFSCVQELSSNQSSAAKSLAPSIQLQEPTAIKSGTFASGEHTTKGTVRIINQNGKFLLKLQPSFKTSDSGPDLVIILHRADNVINSTKPPSYPLKRGDYIILAPLQKSSGAQTYLIPDNINLAEYKSAAIWCRKFNATFGAANLI from the coding sequence ATGAAATTAAGATATTTGTTAATACTAGGTTTGTCTTCTATCGCCATATTTAGCTGCGTCCAAGAATTATCAAGTAATCAGTCTAGTGCAGCCAAGTCTTTAGCCCCATCAATACAATTGCAAGAGCCAACTGCCATCAAGTCAGGCACATTTGCTTCTGGAGAACATACAACTAAAGGAACAGTTCGTATTATTAATCAAAACGGTAAATTTTTACTAAAGCTTCAGCCTTCATTTAAGACTTCTGACTCAGGTCCAGATTTGGTAATAATTTTGCATCGTGCAGATAATGTAATTAATTCCACTAAACCACCATCCTATCCGTTAAAAAGAGGAGATTATATCATCCTTGCTCCTTTACAAAAATCTAGTGGCGCTCAAACATATCTCATTCCTGATAACATCAATTTAGCAGAATATAAATCTGCTGCTATCTGGTGTCGCAAGTTTAATGCTACTTTTGGTGCTGCCAATTTAATTTAG
- the ftsE gene encoding cell division ATP-binding protein FtsE: MPVLTTPGTTNKFGYREDNETQPHSDIASVILQLRSVTKTYTNGCHALLDVNLQVKRKEFLFITGPSGSGKSTFLKLLYGQELATQGEVIVNNENLATLRGDRLSLLRRRIGIVFQDYKLIPQRTVAENVTFVLQAQGYTRKEIHRRLEPTLKLVGLLSKADCFPDQLSGGEQQRVSIARAIVGTPPLLLADEPTGNLDPDNSWQVMQILQKLNSFGATVIVTTHDEQLVRRCNHPVVQVRDGRLYRK, translated from the coding sequence ATGCCAGTATTAACAACGCCAGGAACGACTAATAAATTTGGTTATCGAGAGGACAATGAAACTCAGCCGCACAGTGATATTGCTTCTGTAATTTTGCAATTGCGTTCTGTAACAAAAACCTATACCAACGGCTGTCATGCTTTGTTGGATGTGAACCTTCAGGTAAAGCGGAAAGAATTTTTATTTATCACAGGGCCAAGTGGTTCTGGGAAATCAACGTTCTTGAAACTGTTATATGGCCAGGAGTTAGCAACGCAAGGAGAAGTAATTGTTAATAATGAAAATTTGGCTACTTTGCGAGGCGATCGCTTATCTTTATTGCGGCGACGCATCGGTATTGTATTTCAAGACTACAAACTGATTCCGCAGCGGACAGTGGCAGAAAATGTGACTTTTGTACTGCAAGCGCAAGGTTACACTCGCAAAGAGATTCACAGGCGTTTAGAGCCAACTTTGAAGCTAGTGGGTTTACTATCTAAAGCTGATTGTTTTCCCGATCAACTTTCTGGAGGAGAACAACAGCGGGTGAGTATTGCTAGAGCGATCGTGGGTACTCCACCTCTGCTGTTAGCCGATGAACCGACAGGAAACCTCGATCCAGATAATTCCTGGCAAGTGATGCAGATTTTACAGAAGTTAAATTCCTTTGGGGCGACTGTAATTGTCACTACTCACGATGAACAATTAGTGCGGCGGTGCAATCATCCTGTGGTACAAGTCCGTGATGGCAGGTTGTATCGAAAATAG
- a CDS encoding DUF2470 domain-containing protein: protein MSEEFSAEISSRICKHMNEDHSDAVVLYAKAFAGVVDATAAQMLAIDADGMDLTAQVNGETVPVRIPFDHTLANAEDAHQTLIAMIKQVRVQAK from the coding sequence ATGTCTGAAGAGTTCTCAGCTGAAATCAGCTCACGTATTTGCAAACACATGAATGAGGATCATAGTGATGCGGTGGTTCTCTATGCTAAAGCTTTCGCAGGTGTAGTAGATGCAACAGCAGCCCAGATGCTTGCTATTGACGCCGACGGTATGGATTTAACAGCACAGGTGAATGGGGAAACTGTACCAGTTCGCATTCCTTTCGACCATACTTTAGCAAATGCAGAAGATGCTCACCAAACTCTAATTGCAATGATAAAGCAGGTGCGGGTTCAAGCCAAGTGA
- a CDS encoding alpha/beta fold hydrolase, with the protein MFQPVGFEQRFVNTSLGRIVYYTATGSPWQDDITTKRDEETLVFLHGFGGGSSAYEWSKVYPAFASEYRIIAPDLIGWGKSEHPARNYKVDDYLTTIQEFLEQTTTGAVTVIASSLTAALTIRVAIAHPNLFKSLILATPAGLSDFGEDYSRSFFAQLVSVPIIDRLLYSSGIATSGGIRSFLEQRQFAQANRVYQEIVDAYLESAQQPNAEYAALSFVRGDLCFDLSLYIQQLTTPTAIIWGQKSQFTGPEVGRKLAEINPQAIQFFQVLEDVGLTPQLELPAVTIGLIRRFLPLLN; encoded by the coding sequence ATGTTTCAGCCAGTAGGATTTGAGCAACGTTTTGTAAATACCTCGTTAGGTAGGATAGTTTACTATACCGCCACTGGTTCACCTTGGCAGGATGATATAACCACAAAACGTGATGAGGAAACTTTGGTGTTTCTGCACGGCTTTGGTGGTGGGTCTTCTGCTTATGAGTGGTCTAAAGTTTATCCTGCCTTTGCCTCTGAATATCGCATCATTGCACCAGATTTGATAGGTTGGGGTAAATCTGAGCATCCAGCGCGCAATTACAAGGTTGATGATTATTTAACCACGATTCAGGAGTTTTTAGAGCAGACTACTACGGGTGCGGTGACAGTGATAGCTTCTTCGTTAACTGCGGCGTTGACAATTCGGGTAGCGATCGCTCATCCTAATTTATTCAAGTCTTTAATTCTCGCTACACCTGCAGGACTTTCCGACTTTGGCGAAGACTACTCCCGCAGCTTTTTTGCTCAGTTAGTCAGCGTTCCCATTATTGATCGCTTGCTGTACAGTTCTGGAATTGCCACCAGTGGAGGGATTCGCAGTTTTTTAGAGCAACGCCAATTTGCCCAGGCTAATCGAGTCTACCAAGAAATTGTCGATGCTTATTTGGAATCGGCACAGCAACCTAATGCTGAGTATGCAGCGTTATCTTTTGTCCGTGGTGATTTGTGTTTTGATTTGTCACTTTATATTCAACAACTGACAACTCCCACCGCCATTATCTGGGGGCAAAAATCACAATTTACAGGTCCCGAAGTAGGACGTAAACTTGCGGAAATTAATCCCCAAGCAATTCAATTTTTTCAAGTTTTAGAAGATGTGGGGTTAACGCCACAATTAGAACTACCAGCGGTGACAATTGGATTAATTCGCCGATTTTTGCCTTTGCTTAATTAG
- a CDS encoding DUF4330 domain-containing protein, with translation MAILDSKGRLFGKINLLDLGAVLVILLVIFGIFIFPGTSGSVAQVGAKTVPIEVDLSVRGLNVRDPQQLFANGLQKGGKTNVIIRNQPYGQIGIKSIQQLPRTVNVTQPDGTVKELPDPKTNNFSTDFLLTLEGKAQVTANGPVLGNSKVKIGMPFELEGFNYNFNATVIDVRVKDK, from the coding sequence ATGGCTATTTTAGATTCCAAAGGTCGCCTGTTCGGCAAAATCAACCTTCTTGATTTAGGTGCTGTGCTAGTAATTTTGCTAGTTATATTTGGCATCTTTATCTTCCCCGGAACATCTGGTTCCGTAGCCCAAGTTGGTGCTAAAACAGTACCCATTGAGGTAGATTTATCAGTTCGTGGTTTGAATGTGCGTGATCCTCAGCAATTATTTGCCAACGGATTACAAAAAGGTGGCAAAACTAACGTAATTATCCGCAATCAACCCTATGGACAGATTGGGATTAAATCAATTCAACAACTACCAAGAACAGTAAATGTTACCCAACCTGACGGAACTGTCAAAGAATTACCAGACCCAAAAACCAACAACTTTAGTACAGATTTTTTGTTGACTTTAGAAGGCAAAGCACAAGTCACTGCTAATGGGCCAGTTTTAGGTAACAGCAAAGTAAAAATTGGTATGCCATTTGAATTAGAAGGCTTTAACTACAACTTTAATGCCACAGTTATCGATGTCAGAGTGAAAGATAAATAA